AGTTCACCCTAGTTCCttagctccatcccagcccaaAGTACACGTATTCCATCATCCAGGCCgtggtgctgcatccagcagagcttccaAGTCCATCTGTCCCATTCTGCAGGTACCACAAAGGATAAAAGGCTGTTCTCACTCACCTATGCCATAAGCCACTGTCAGGAAGTCCATCATGAGAGTGGGCTCGTTCATGTAAGGCAGGACAGAGTCGTGCAGAATGACAAGAACCTTTTTGTAAAGGCCAGTGGGCAGCTGTGAAGGACAAAGCCACACAGTGAAACAAGCACTGCAGGGAGAACTcggagagcagcagcaacctGTGGCTAAAAAGACAATGCACAAGCAGAAGGGAACATGCCAGGACAATACAGAACAGCTTGCAGCAGCAGTTCCCAAATGGGAGAGTTTACAAGTGACACCAACTTAAGTTCATTCAAGAAGCAGGTGCTCACAAGTAACAGTGTCATCACTCAGATGGGGAAAATCACCAGGAGAAAGGCTGGGGAAGCTTCAGCTTGTGAGCAGACATTGTTATGCTGCAGATCACCCTTATGGGCACACATGCtaaaggtggggaaaaaaggatgaGAGTAAGGAAAGAAACAGGCCAAATATGAGGTCGTGTTTCTTGGCAGAGTGAAATGATCACTGGGATGTTCTCATCCAACATTCAAAACTGGggtcctgccagcagctccgcGCAAGGCTGGACACAATTGCTAGGGAGCAGCAATCCTTAAAGAGTGATGCAGATCAGTGGCAGAAGTAACACTCACCTTGTGCTTCAAAAAAGTCAGCCACATTCTTTCAAACACCTGCCTGTGTGCCTTAAAACAGAATTGCAAACACAGTTAAACACACTGCTGTAGACAAAGCTCTATTTCAAGCAGATAAAATTTCACTTCTAATGCACCAAAGGAACAGTTACCTGCAGCTTTGAAAGTTTCAACTCCTCACGGTTATctaagaagaaagggaaaacagatgTTGAACTTGAAAtggatgtttaaaaaattaagatgaCCTTTATTTATGCTAAAAGTTTCGGCTGAAGTACTTATCTTTTTACATGACAGACCCCTCTGTAGACTGAGTAATGTGGATTTTTAACACTGTTTAGAATCAAGTGATCAAAGAAGCAGATAGTCTTCATCAGCAAACAATAATAAATTTACACACTAAAAATCTTAAAcctgattttccttttcacaCACAGTTCATCATGCAGAGTTTACTAACCTTGCTTGACCATAAATTTGACCATCTCAGACTCTTTGTTTGGCATGTTAATGGGTGAGATGAGGGAAAATACATTCTGCTGGTAAAAAGGCAGCGGCCTCTGAGAAAAAAGCATATTAACAAACATGAAGCAAGTTCCACAACAGACAGCAGGATGCTGGACTTCAATATTGCCCTGTTTCCAAGTACTGGATATATttaggaaagagaaagggaaagtgTTGATGACTGAACTACATGCTGGTATATTCTCTATTGCTGCATTTAACTCAGTATTACTTGTTTCTTCAACACAAAACTTGTCTCTGTACTAATTCTGGTTTGACAAAACTGGTGGATCCAGTAAAGGAAACAGATTGTTCCTCTGCACCAGAGTAAAGAGAATTAAAAGTTCTCTGTGTGTCACCCAAACTGTAGAGATTTGGGTAAAACAGAAGCTACAGCTTAGACCAGAAAGAACAACAGTATGTGTCTTGAAATACTTTTAGTTTCAGAGTAAAGCCAGTCTTGGCATACTGACacacacaagaagaaaaatcaacGCCTTCAATGGGCACATTCCTTTCTctggcttccaaatattttcatatacCACTAATCCCACCTTGCTTCACCCACAGGATACACAACCCAGAGCAGCTCATCCAGAGCCACCTGACCAGTACCAATTCGTTACCTCCTTTGTCTTTTGCATGACTTGCCCAATGCTGGCAGTGACAGCCTTCATGACAAAGTACCGCACATCGTCGTACTCCATGTACTCCTGAAAGCGGGAGATCAGGAGTGAGGCGTCCTCGTGGATGGGAAGCAAACCATCAACAACTACCTAACAAAGgatttggaaaggaaagcaaCAAGTCAGTCTCTTACCCCACTGGAGCAGAGAGTGAGATGGTTGAGGGGACATGAGTTCATGTGCCATCAGGTCACTGACAGAAGGCACttttcagttctgcagcttACCTTAAGAAGGTCACAAGGAAAAGTTAAAGTTCCCTTCCACTCTATTTTGATCAATGGATATTGTGCCTCCAACTCGACAAACTTCATGAGCGTGCAGAGTGCcaactcctttaaaaaaaaaaaagcaacatcaccaaaaaaacccacctaaaCAAGGACACCAGGGGGCAGACCCAAAGGAGGCAACTTTcaaaaagaggaagaatgaACTAAGATATTATTCCCTGAGAAAGCTGCAGGCTGGCAGCTGGTGAGCCAGAGAACCAGGGCTGTCTTACAGCACTGCCCGTCCACCCACACTGAAATATGGGGCGATAACCTCAAGGAACCGCCCCCGCCGTGAAGCCGTGGGTCAGCAGCGGGCTCAGGACCTACCTTGACCTGGAATGCGTCGTGCCCCATGAGCTCCCCCAGGCAGCCCACGCAGTCCCTGTAGCGGTGCCTCATCCATATCCTGTACTTGTCCTCGGCGCTGTAGTTCTCTGTGAGGACAGACACACACCGACAGGCTGGGCTCGGCCAGGGCCGCGCCTGTCCCGGGCAGCGCCGCGGGGCCCCGCTCCGTGCTCACCGGCCAGAGAGGCGTCCTGGTCCGGCAGCGGCCCCACGAACAGCTCCCGCCGCTCCAGCAGCGCCCCGAACAGCCGGCTGCAGGTCCTGGCGGCGCTCACGATGTCCTCCGgctcctcctggccctggggAACAGCGTGTCAGAgcggcggcccggccccgctgccctccCTCAGCGCGCTCCCctcgcccggcccggcccggcccggcccggcccgcaccgCCAGCGGCTCCAGGAGCTCGAAGACGCGGTTGGCGCTGGAGCGGCTGCCCAGCACGGCCTCCAGGcaggcggcgagcgcggcctcCCGCGCCATGCTGAGGCGGGCGGcgagaggagagaggaggagccgcggccgctccgcccGCAGGCGGGACCGGGGCCGGGATGGGTCCGTCCTCCCACCCACCACCGCCCGTCCCGCGGGGTAACCCGGCCCAACCCGCCCTTCTCCCCCGGGACAGAAGGCAGGACGAGGCGGCGGTATAAAAATGTACACTTTATTACACCTTCAGGTAGGATACAGCACTATTCCTTATCATCCTACTGGGTCGAGTACAAATGCTCATCACTTATGTACAGGTTGACTTCCTAACACACTCCTGGGAGAAAGACACAtcgaaaggaaaaaaaaaataattagaagaaaaaaaaaaaaaaaaggtgacttTTTATCTTCATCAACTGACCTAAACAAGAAACAATCGCCTCTTTAGACACCAAATCAGACCAGTACAACGATGCAGCCAACAGCTCTCCCACTGCTGGATCTGTTCCCCCCCACCCCGACTTTCATGCACATCATAAAAGCTAAACACTTAAAAGTAAAACTGGGGCTAACTAAGCAATATTTTTGGATGAGCAAGGCTATACTGTACACAGTGTCACTATCCATTACCACTgcatttgctttgcattttaaacTACTCCGCTGCCAGCAATGCCAGCTCCCTGGCTGGCCGTAAAGTTTAGGGGATGGCACATGCCAGTGGTTAGCAGGGTCAGGGGAATACTACTGCATGCaaaaacagcttaaaaaaaaatcaaaatgccCTTGTATTTGTTGACAGAGAATAAAAGGATGCAGGACAACAGaggtataaaataaaaaaaaaaaaacaaaccaggaacGCTGCCTGAGCCAATGTTTACATTTGTGATCTGAACAGAATGGGCTGTACCTATCACAACTAaggcagaggagctggctgAGAATTCTTTCTTGTTTAAGCCATGTGTATTGCCAAGTACCAAGTGTGGACATACAGAAGTAAAAACTAAATATATGCTTTTCTTGCCCTTAAAGAGGCTCCCCTCGTAAAAGAGTAAAAAGATcacagaatggaaaaataactttaaaaccATTTCAGAAAAGGAATGTTGTAATTTTGTCTGGATTTTACATGTTGTGCAGTTTTATGgccaaagtaaaataaatcccTTCCAGCCACCATGGGCTTTTTGATTCCTCAGTCAGTGCTGTTTGCAAAGTCTGTTATTCATTGTATGCAAGAAAAGTAAAGAAACCCCCCACAGTTCTAtgcagctttttgctttttttttctccgtaACAATAAGGCAAACTGATTTGGAGGAAGAGGCCACGCTCTATTCACATCCAAAATACCCACCTGAAGATACATTCATCGTTAGCTTTAGTAAAAGAATAGTACAAAAGTTAGATCTTACTCTTTACACAGTTGAAGAATTAAGTCTTAGATTTAATTTCACTAttctccccttcccc
The DNA window shown above is from Corvus hawaiiensis isolate bCorHaw1 chromosome 18, bCorHaw1.pri.cur, whole genome shotgun sequence and carries:
- the NOC4L gene encoding nucleolar complex protein 4 homolog, with the protein product MAREAALAACLEAVLGSRSSANRVFELLEPLAGQEEPEDIVSAARTCSRLFGALLERRELFVGPLPDQDASLAENYSAEDKYRIWMRHRYRDCVGCLGELMGHDAFQVKELALCTLMKFVELEAQYPLIKIEWKGTLTFPCDLLKVVVDGLLPIHEDASLLISRFQEYMEYDDVRYFVMKAVTASIGQVMQKTKERPLPFYQQNVFSLISPINMPNKESEMVKFMVKQDNREELKLSKLQAHRQVFERMWLTFLKHKLPTGLYKKVLVILHDSVLPYMNEPTLMMDFLTVAYGIGGAISLLALNGLFILIHQHNLEYPDFYKKLYSLLDPSIYHVKYRARFFHLTDLFLSSSHLPAYLVAAFIKRLARLALTAPPEALLMIIPFICNLFRRHPACRVLVHRPGGPADMSEDPYVMEEEEPSQSRALESSLWEIQSLQNHYHPDVAKAAAVLNQSLSEMEDDISGLLELSAYELFDKEVKKNAVDVPLEFEQVRGLFGKKNDIFAEHFSLD